The nucleotide sequence CAATGTTAATCAACAAATTAAACGCTTGCTTAGTGGTTTCAAAATAAAAATTCTATTTTTGCACGCTCTTATGAAACAGGCAAAGCATTTAATATCATCTCCCATTACCCCACCCTAAATGGGAGATGAAAACTTTTCTTTAATGTAGAGGCATTGCCACTACTCATCTTTTATCACTACACCCCCAATATTTTAATCAGAATTTTATGAAGCAGGTTATCAATTTATTTGATTTTTCTCAAAAGGTAAATTATAAGACCGAAGTTTTAGCAGGTTTAACGGTAGCTATGACCATGATCCCTGAGTCCTTATCGTTTGCTATTCTAGCAGGTTTCCCTCCATTAATGGGATTATATGCGTCTTTTATAGCTGGTTTAGTAACTGCCATTTTTGGAGGTAGACCAGGAATGATCTCTGGTGGAGCCGGTGCTACAGTTATAGTATTAATCGCCTTGATGAATTCAGACGGACTGGAGTATGTACTTGCCGCAGTGGCTTTAGCTGGAGTATTTCAATTATTAATAGGAATATTTAAACTAGGTAAATTTATACGGTTAGTTCCGCACCCTGTAATGTTCGGGTTTGTAAATGGACTGGCTATAATCATTTTTATGTCTCAATTAGAGCAATTTAAAACAGTTGTAAATGGAGATGTTACATGGTTGTCTGGAACTGCACTTTACATTATGGCAGGTTTAGTTGCCTTAACAATTGCTATAGTAGTGTTATTACCAAAAATTACCAAAGCGGTTCCATCTTCTTTAGTTGCTATTATAGTAGTGTTTGTTTTGGTTTATTTCTTAGGAATTGATACTAAAACGGTAAAAGATATCGCCTCTGTAAGTGGTGGATTTCCACCTTTTCATATTCCCAACATTCCATTGAACTGGGAAACATTGAAGTTGATAGCTCCGTACTCCATGATAATGGCTGCGGTAGGTTTAACTGAAGGCTTATTAACCTTAAACCTGGTTGATGAAATTACTGAAACTAAAGGAAATGGAAATAGAGAATGCATTGCTCAGGGAGGTTCTAACATTTTAAATGGTTTTTTCTTCGGAATGGGTGGTTGCCCAATGATCGCTCAAACCTTAGTAAACCTATCTGCAGGATCTAGAGCGCGTTTATCTGGAATTATCGCATCCCTAACCATACTGGTAATAATCTTATTTGGAGCACCGGTAATAGAAAAATTACCAATGGCTGCTTTGGTGGGAGTAATGATAATGGTTGCCATAGGTACTTTTGAGTGGGTAAGTTTAAAGATATTTAACAAGGTTCCTAAAAAGGATATTTTTTTGGTAATTATAGTAGCCGCCATAACTGTAATCTTACATAACCTGGCATTAGCTGTACTAGTAGGTGTAATACTTTCAGCATTGTTCTTTGCCTGGGAGAGTGCTAAAAGAATTAGAGCTAGAAAATTTATTGATAAAGATGGTGTGAAACATTACGAAATATACGGACCGTTATTTTTTGCCTCTACTACAAACTTTGCAGAGAAATTTGATGTAGCTGATGATCCAGATGTAATAATTATAGATTTTAAAGACAGTCGTGTTTCTGATATGTCTGCTATAGAAGCGCTAAATGTATTAACACAACGCTATCAAAAAGTGGGTAAAAAAGTTCATTTAAGACACCTTAGTAAAGACTGTAGAAGATTACTGAGCAATGCGAATGATATTATAGATGTAAATATCTTAGAAGATCCTACTTACAAAGTAGTTGTAGATGAAAATTAAATTAGCAAGGCCGTTCAATAAAGAATGGCCTTTTTAATTACTAGCCTTCAAGCCCCTTAGTCTAACTTTCTTTAAATCTTTTTTTAAGATATTTCTCAATATATAAATCTTAAGAACTCGAGTCTTTTCTTGTGGGCTTTCTAAATTCTTCAGCTATTAAATTCTCTTTAATTTTATAGATTTCTTTTCCAAATAATTGAAATTAGCTATTTGCACAAAGAATTATTGTACACTCTAACCATTGTAACTTAATTCGATCGATCGCGAGCATCAAATTAGATTCTTCAAAATTAGTGAATTGTATAGTAGCCCATTTTTTAGACACATCATTATGATAAAGTTGGTACTGATATAATTTTATCTTCTTAAATTTAAACCAACTAAGAATTATAGCTATGCCATATCGTATAAAAGGAGATAAAGAATTTGAACAAACGCTCTCTATTCAGAACAAAGTGATGAGAATCAATATGAATGAGAATATCTACGGAACCTTTGCTGAAATTGGCGCTGGACAAGAAACTGTTCGAAATTTTTTTAGAGTTGGAGATGCTTCAAGCACTATTGCAAAGACAATGAGTGCTTATGACAAGGATTTTAGCGATGCTATTTATGGTATTGAAGAAGATGGTAGGTATGTAACAGAAACTCGTCTTAAAAGCATGATGGCCTATGAAACCGGGCTAATTGAAGAACGAGTTTCTAGAGAGAAGCATCCAGATAAGCTTTTCTTTAGTTATGCTAACACCGTGGCCACCATAGATTTTGCAAAAAAATATAAAGGTCATGGCTGGCTAGGAATTAGATTTCAAACCAAACCCAAAGAAGAATATAGTGAGATAATCATCCATATACAATTTCACGAGACCAATGCTGCCTTACAACAGATTACCTTGGGAACTATGGGAGTCAATCTTATTTATGGTGCTTACTATTTTCATGACAATCCAAAAGAATTGCTGCTTCATCTTTATGATCATATATCCAAAGACAGAATAGAAATAGACACTATTAATTTTACAGGACCTGTTTTTGAAGAAGTAGACAACAGACTTATGAGTTTGGTTCTCGTAAAAAATGGGATGACAGATGCGGTAATGTTCGCTCCAGATGGCACCAATATTCTACCCGCCAATGCCCTTTATAAAAAGAACATCCTTACACTTAGAGGTAGTTTTAGACCTGTGACTAAAGTGAACATGAGCATGTACGAGAAATCATTAAAGATGTTTCTCAATGAAAAGAAGGTGGAAGAAGAAAATACCATCGTTATTTTTGAGATTACCCTCTCAAATCTTAGAGCTGAAGGGGAGATAGATGAAAAAGATTTTATGGATAGAGCCATTTTATTATGCTCTTTGGGTCAAACCGTGATGATCTCTAATTTTCAGGAATATTATAAAGTGGTAGAATACTTTGCACAATATACCAAAGAACGAATGGGATTAACCATGGGGGTGAAAACCTTTCTCGATATTTTTGATGATAGCTACTATAGACAGTTAAGCGGTGGAATTCTAGAGGCGTTTGGTAAATTGTTCTTTAAAAGCTTGAAGATCTACCTGTATCCTCTTAAAGATAAAGAAACAGGAGAGATCACTACGAGTGAAAATTTAAAACTTCACCCTAGAATGAAGGAGCTTTATAAATATTTCAAACAGAACGGAAGGGTGGTAGATATTGTAGATTATGACCCAGAAACTTTAGATATAGACGCTCGCGAAGTGTATCATAAAATTATAAACGGAGAAGCTGGATGGGAAGATAAATTACCTCAAAATACAGCTCAATTAATACAAGATAGACATCTGTTTCAGGAAAAAAGCGATCTGTAAATTATATTTCAGTTAAAAAAAAATTTTAAAGCAAACGCACAAATTATCAATCAATTGGCTAATATTCTGGAATATGATTTTAATCATTATTTCAGAATATTCTTCCTCGTATCTTTATTTTAAAATAAAGATGATGCGAAAAATATTGATCCCTGTAGATTTCTCTAATATCTCTAAGAATGCTGTGAAATATGCAGTTGAGATTGGAAAACGCTTAAATGCAGAACTCGTTCTTATACATCTTATTTCCACTCCAATTTCATGGAAAGAAATTTCTCTAAAGAATGAAGATCTTTACCCTGAAGTAAGATCACAACTAAATTCTGCAAAAGATACATTGAATAGAATGGTAATGGATATTACCAAGAGTGGTATAGATGCCAGCTACTCTCTTATTTATGATTCTGAAATTGGAGAATTGCACAAATATATAAATGCAGATATCTATCAACTAATTGTGATGGGTACTAACGGGGAAGTGGGAATGGAACAAATTTTTGGGTCCAACACTTTCAATACCCTTAAGCATTCTAGCATTCCTGTATTAGCGGTAAGAGAAAATAATGATTGTAGATTGCTGAATGAAATTATTATTGCTTCAGATTTTCAAGAAGATAGTAAACCCACTTTTGACCTATTATTTAAATTTGCACTGTCTATAAAACTTAGAGTAAAACTTCTCTATATAAACGTTCCTTATAACTTTAAAGAAACTCCGGAGATAGAATTATCTATTCAAAAATTTATGGAAGATAAAGTTGTAGATAGGGTAGAAACTTTTATTGTTGATGCTTTAAATGAGAAACGTGGAATTGCAATATATCTAGCTAAGGAAAAGCCAGATCTAATTGCTACAATAACCCATGGAAGATCTGTAATTAATAATCTCTTTAGCCCTAGTATTACGGAAAGCTTGCTAAGTACCTTTAACTATCCGGTTCTTAGTATTAACATGAATCCTAAATCTTAGGTTTCTATAATTAATTTCAATTATTAAAATAGGCGCTACTAAAACTCTGAATTATACCTAAAATATTTTGCTAATGTCTCATTCCTACGCAGGCGCATCTAGTTTTGTGATTTCCACTAATGCAGAACCTTTTACAAGAATGTCTAAATAAAAATGTACCTCATCCATAGTAAGATTTGAAACTCTTAACGTACTTAGTGCCCCTAACAAATATATTCCATCTCGTGCCTCTAACTTGTTTCTTAATTTTTCATTAAGCTCTAAAAGTTGCTTTTCTATTAACGGCTGAATTTTAAAATTCATTTTACTCTTAACTTTAGAGTACAATACGTTATTAGCAACTGTTTGAATAAATTTATCTACTAACCAATTGTCTGTTTCCCCATCAATCTTATAATCCTGAATAAACATTTGTTGCTCTTCTTCAGAAAATCCAAGAGATAAGTAAACTCTAAGATCTAATTCTTTATTTTTAAAAAATGTAGTAAGCGTTCTTAATTTAAGATCTAACGCCAGGTCAAAATTTGGGTCTTCACTCTTACTTAAATGAATATCTAATACCTCTGCATAATGAGTAACCTCCCCATCTTTTTCAGACTTGATATTTTCACCGATCATTTTAGTTTGAATAAGCTTTTCTACAGCTTTGGCTTCTATTCTAATTGGTAATTTAATTTCAATATTATCGTCAAAAGAATTTTCCATGGTTTGGGTTTGAGTTTTAAACAGCTTTTAAAATTACAGTTTTAAAACTGAAATAAAATAACTGCATAATTAGATTGGCTAATTATTAACAGAAATACGCGCACTCATACAGTAATTAGAATCCTTTAAAACCTCCATTTACATCTATAACTTTAATGTAGAGATTTACTACCCCTCTCCTAGTTATAATTCTCATGCAAGAGATAATACCTGCATCTCTATTAATTTTCAAATCTACCCCCATCTATCTAAGAAATTAAGAACTTTTCACTTAGCACACTCGCTGAGTCATCTTTATTACGTCCATTTAGCGTTGTTGATAATACTAAAAGGATCAGACTCAATTTAAATAGATTTTTCATGATTCCGTTATTTTATTAAAGACAAGGGTACCATAAGCAAGACTGAAATTGAAGTATAAAAATCTCATTTTATTCTAATTATATGTTATTTATAAAATCTTTGAAACTATTTCTATTAGTAAATAGGTAGCAAATCACTGCCGCTTAAGCTTATTAAATCATCTCTAAATGTATATAAAACTTTACTTTTTGTAAAAACTACTTGTCTATTTAAAATATTGAACTACATTTGTAAAACAAACTTTACAAAACATATATTATGAAACAAGAAGAAACATCAATTCGAGACTGTTCTAAAAAAGGTATTCCGCAACTGGCCATTTGGACCTTTGCTTGGGTAGCATCTATGGCACTGGCTAGTTTAGGACCGTTATTTTTATGGGAGGATAATTCTATCTTAACACTTCTGGCTATCGGTTTAAATGTAATACTGGGAATAGTAATGATCTTAGTAAACAGAAATTATTTTGAGCATTTAGATGAATTGCAGCGTAAAATTCAGCTAGAAGCAATGGCAATAACATTAGGGTTGGCGGTAGTCTTAGGTTTGGCTTATTCCTTATTAGATCAATCTAACATCATTAACTATGATGCAGACATCTCTCATCTTGTGATCCTTATTGGAATTACATACCTAGTAGCAACCTTTCTTGGAACTAGAAGATATCAATGAAAAATTGCATAAAAATACTTCGAGCAGAATATAACTTTACACAAGCAGATCTCGCTGATAAAGTGCAGGTATCCAGGCAAACCATTAATGCCATAGAAAAAGGGAAATTTGACCCAAGTTTACCGTTGGCCTTTAAGATCTCAAATCTTTTTAAAAAGTCTATAGAAGAGATATTTCAAATGGAATGATAAATAGCATAAAATACAATTATTAGATCTTAGGGATGGTTCTATACTAAAATTAATGAATAGTTAAGAAAGAACAATTCCTATTTAGTTTACTTAAAAACTTAATCTTCCACCAATTCCATTACCGGTAAATGTTAAGGTAAGTGATGTTCTACTAGCGCTATCATTAAATTTTTCGTTGTATTTTCTATCCAAATAGAAATCTATAGCTTCAACCACAAAATAGCTCATAGCCCAACTCAAAATAACATCACTTGCCCAGTGAGCATCTGCATAGATCCTAGAAATTCCGGGAACTAATCCTACAGCATAGATACCGGCTTTTACATATGGATTTTTAAATTGTTTAGCAATAACATGAGCATTGGTAAAAGTTAATACTCCATGTCCCGATGGAAAAGATCTGTAGTCTGCACTTCCTCCAAAAGGTTTAAAATGATTTTTACCGTAACCTGTTTTTGGTCGAGCTCTACCTACGGCAGATTTGGAAACTTGCTGAATAAAACCTGTGGCAGTTGCAGAAGAGATTAACAAAACACCCATTCTTCGCCACTTCTCATTTCTAGTAAACAGCCCGGTAAGATATACCGCACCTGTGAAACCGTAATTATTTTGAGGACTACCTGCATACCAGCCATAATCTAAAAGAACATCTGGTACCTCATCTTTATGATTTTGAGCTTCTCGCTGAATGTTGTCATCAAAAATATACATAAGCCCCGTTCCAGCTGCAACCCCTCCCAACTTTACAAAATCATCCCCATTCCAATGCAAAGGTCTTGTAAAAGCAAAACCAGCACCCTGAAAAACATTCCCCATGTCATACGTGAAATCTTGCCATAAGGTAGCATCAGAACGATCTGGAAGAAAATTGTCATTTTGGGCAATAGCCAAATTACTTAAAAAAAGAAGAGATAAAAATAGAAGCTTTCTCATAATGATGGTGTAGGGATTCTACAATAAATTTAATAGCTAAACTGCTTTTTTAAAACTAAAGTTCAGATTTTTTTAAAGTCAGCAAATATACGCAGATTAGAATTATCATTAATTATAACAACCTGCTTTTAAGGAAATGTGTTCTAATGGCAGTTCGATAATTTGAATTATTGACGTATTAAATTAACCCAGATCTTTTTTGATCTTGTTGATAGATCTTTCCCATTTCCTGTAAAGCTCAATGGGTTTAGGATAATTTGTAATATCATATTCCCAAGGTATTAGCACTTGTAAATTATTAAGATCTGATAACTCCGGAATCCAGGTTCTTATAAATTCCTGTGCCTTGTATTTATTTGATTGGTTAACAGGATTGGTATAGTAGATCTCATATGCCTGCACATGCCAATTCAACCAATTTGCACTTACATCATAATCTATAAGCTTACTTTCAAAATAAGCCGCTCCCCAGGTCCAATCTATTTTAAGATCGTGTACTAAATAACTTGCGCAATTTACACGTCCACGATTGCTCATAAATCCAACTTTATTTAATTGTCTCATATGCGCATCTATAAAAGGAATTCCTGTGTTTCCATTACACCATCTGTTAAAGATGGTCTCATTATTTTCAAAAGCTACGTCCCTATTTTTAAACCCCTCCGTTTTAAAGATCTTATCTCCAAATCGCATTCCTTTAAACGTAAAATAATCTCTCCATACCAGTTCAAAAACCAACCACCAGGTGCTTTGATTTTTCTTTATGCGTTCTTCATATTTTTTAACTACCCAATAAATCTCTCTAGGAGATATACATCCTAAGGCTAAATAAGGCGAAAACTTAGAGCTATAATCTAAGCCTTCAGATCTATTTCTTGTCCACCTGTAGCCTGTCAACAATTCAGATTCAAACGTATAATAGTGCAGCCTTTCTAAACCTGCATCTTCTCCACCTTCTACAAAAGGAATAGCATTATTATACTCCTCTTCAGAAAATCCGAATAATTTATAAGATGGGAAATTGGTATTTTTTACGTTTGCAACTGCATTTAAAGCGGTTGGAGTTTTAAAGACCACTCTAGGGGTACTTTCTTTAGAGGCTGGAATTCTATATGCTTTACTGGTTAAAGGTATATTCTCTATCTCAAAAGGGATATCGTCCTTATGGTATAAAGTTTTACCCCAATAAAATTGAAAATCTATTTTTGGAAGTTGATCTTGTACATCAACAACTATTTTCAACTCTTCCGAAGCATATTCTT is from Gillisia sp. Hel1_33_143 and encodes:
- a CDS encoding SulP family inorganic anion transporter, with amino-acid sequence MKQVINLFDFSQKVNYKTEVLAGLTVAMTMIPESLSFAILAGFPPLMGLYASFIAGLVTAIFGGRPGMISGGAGATVIVLIALMNSDGLEYVLAAVALAGVFQLLIGIFKLGKFIRLVPHPVMFGFVNGLAIIIFMSQLEQFKTVVNGDVTWLSGTALYIMAGLVALTIAIVVLLPKITKAVPSSLVAIIVVFVLVYFLGIDTKTVKDIASVSGGFPPFHIPNIPLNWETLKLIAPYSMIMAAVGLTEGLLTLNLVDEITETKGNGNRECIAQGGSNILNGFFFGMGGCPMIAQTLVNLSAGSRARLSGIIASLTILVIILFGAPVIEKLPMAALVGVMIMVAIGTFEWVSLKIFNKVPKKDIFLVIIVAAITVILHNLALAVLVGVILSALFFAWESAKRIRARKFIDKDGVKHYEIYGPLFFASTTNFAEKFDVADDPDVIIIDFKDSRVSDMSAIEALNVLTQRYQKVGKKVHLRHLSKDCRRLLSNANDIIDVNILEDPTYKVVVDEN
- a CDS encoding universal stress protein; the protein is MILIIISEYSSSYLYFKIKMMRKILIPVDFSNISKNAVKYAVEIGKRLNAELVLIHLISTPISWKEISLKNEDLYPEVRSQLNSAKDTLNRMVMDITKSGIDASYSLIYDSEIGELHKYINADIYQLIVMGTNGEVGMEQIFGSNTFNTLKHSSIPVLAVRENNDCRLLNEIIIASDFQEDSKPTFDLLFKFALSIKLRVKLLYINVPYNFKETPEIELSIQKFMEDKVVDRVETFIVDALNEKRGIAIYLAKEKPDLIATITHGRSVINNLFSPSITESLLSTFNYPVLSINMNPKS
- a CDS encoding DUF4403 family protein — translated: MENSFDDNIEIKLPIRIEAKAVEKLIQTKMIGENIKSEKDGEVTHYAEVLDIHLSKSEDPNFDLALDLKLRTLTTFFKNKELDLRVYLSLGFSEEEQQMFIQDYKIDGETDNWLVDKFIQTVANNVLYSKVKSKMNFKIQPLIEKQLLELNEKLRNKLEARDGIYLLGALSTLRVSNLTMDEVHFYLDILVKGSALVEITKLDAPA
- a CDS encoding helix-turn-helix transcriptional regulator, with product MKNCIKILRAEYNFTQADLADKVQVSRQTINAIEKGKFDPSLPLAFKISNLFKKSIEEIFQME
- a CDS encoding phosphatase PAP2 family protein, producing the protein MRKLLFLSLLFLSNLAIAQNDNFLPDRSDATLWQDFTYDMGNVFQGAGFAFTRPLHWNGDDFVKLGGVAAGTGLMYIFDDNIQREAQNHKDEVPDVLLDYGWYAGSPQNNYGFTGAVYLTGLFTRNEKWRRMGVLLISSATATGFIQQVSKSAVGRARPKTGYGKNHFKPFGGSADYRSFPSGHGVLTFTNAHVIAKQFKNPYVKAGIYAVGLVPGISRIYADAHWASDVILSWAMSYFVVEAIDFYLDRKYNEKFNDSASRTSLTLTFTGNGIGGRLSF
- a CDS encoding DASH family cryptochrome, with amino-acid sequence MKRGLVWFKNDLRLHDNEALCQAISQCDELVFCFCVEQDLFQNLDLGFRKADINRFKFLEQSVLTLKKNLEFLGAPLIICSGIAAEQIPKIVNEYNINFIFGEEEYASEELKIVVDVQDQLPKIDFQFYWGKTLYHKDDIPFEIENIPLTSKAYRIPASKESTPRVVFKTPTALNAVANVKNTNFPSYKLFGFSEEEYNNAIPFVEGGEDAGLERLHYYTFESELLTGYRWTRNRSEGLDYSSKFSPYLALGCISPREIYWVVKKYEERIKKNQSTWWLVFELVWRDYFTFKGMRFGDKIFKTEGFKNRDVAFENNETIFNRWCNGNTGIPFIDAHMRQLNKVGFMSNRGRVNCASYLVHDLKIDWTWGAAYFESKLIDYDVSANWLNWHVQAYEIYYTNPVNQSNKYKAQEFIRTWIPELSDLNNLQVLIPWEYDITNYPKPIELYRKWERSINKIKKDLG